The following coding sequences are from one Triticum dicoccoides isolate Atlit2015 ecotype Zavitan chromosome 4A, WEW_v2.0, whole genome shotgun sequence window:
- the LOC119287283 gene encoding putative disease resistance protein RGA3 isoform X1 yields the protein MMSAAAEQVAGGFSSAVIQRAVDKVIDFLESNYNLSHATEELLTKLHTSLTMVRAITEVADNQLITSTSLNKWLRNLHDAAYEAEDVLDRFDCQDTVLGKRKMSELVSSSIRALKSLVVPDEGMNRLEYVVQKLDHLCATSNTFLELLRQSSSSSIKEGAGGETTSRVPVDVKLFGRDEVLELILRVILGSSGSEPESSSIRAKHGARYTIGGVDVIPIVGMSGVGKTTLAQVIYNHENVKGHFGHRAWVYVSKHFGVKRTLQEILCSIKGNDSSFDRADSIETVVNNIQIVIQHGRFFLVLDSVWDEMCDQWSSLLTAIAGEVPGSVILVTTQSKRVADTVATMCQVPLAPLPWESFWSAFQYYAFGTTGPVAENNQTLLLIGEQIAKKLDGLPLAAKVMGNLLRSRFTIHQWRSILESDWWDLSEVLCEILPYMGISYQDLQPRQRQCFAFCSIFPGNYLFDKDRLVNMWISHDFIEQSESGGTRLEDIGGKLFDELVQRSFFQATFDKRRYTMHDLVRALAIGVSSYECFLHKETSRRASPTARHLALQVSNQLHIHELNKYKNLRTILLFGHCDSTEICDVVDNMLANSRSIRVLDLSYLEVLTNMPAHISSLKKLRFFDLSFTRVNNLRNFPCNLHALYLRGYTRNSIPESVNTLANLRHLYVDATALSLIPGIGQLSQLQELENFSVGKRNGFMINELKNMQELSGKICISNIHVIKNTLEAADANMSGKKHLEALVLKGRNVSKYVLEGLQPHSNLQELMIEGYRATTLPSWILQGHIFTKLQSIHVGSCRLLAVLPPFGKFASLKHLTLDNLPSVKHVDGTHFGCLPNLEDLKVSSMTSWIDWSHAEDHGPLLPHLTRFELHNCPLLEKVPNLSSISSLSELNISACGNFAKALPQYVGLLACLKKLRISYCDHPLLFSGHQLKSLDYLHLRKCGSLRLIDGLQCFPNLRDIDVLGCPGILTELQDQSVRQDEQDLLHLSSIVTDISLLNKNFFVPSVCALCILYLEALHFTPEQEEWFGQLISVKKIEFAYCYFLQRLPSTLNRLTSLKVLSIRETKPLSLEGVVPQNLQELIMDGFVMEDNFKPGGSDWLNISHVPYIRLNGKTVQNLSINAASSSSNHQI from the coding sequence ATGATGTCTGCAGCTGCAGAGCAGGTTGCTGGTGGTTTCTCATCAGCAGTTATCCAGCGTGCTGTTGACAAGGTGattgacttcctcgagagcaactatAATCTGAGCCATGCTACTGAAGAACTTTTGACCAAACTCCACACAAGCCTCACCATGGTGAGGGCCATAACCGAGGTCGCTGATAACCAGCTTATTACCAGCACTAGTCTTAACAAGTGGCTAAGGAACCTCCATGATGCTGCCTATGAAGCGGAGGATGTGCTTGACAGATTTGATTGTCAAGACACAGTCCTTGGAAAACGCAAGATGAGCGAGCTCGTTTCGTCATCGATTAGGGCCCTTAAAAGTTTGGTTGTACCTGATGAGGGCATGAACAGGCTTGAATATGTTGTGCAGAAGCTAGATCACCTTTGTGCAACCTCCAACACATTTCTGGAGCTCTTGAGGCAGAGTAGTTCATCATCCATCAAGGAGGGAGCTGGGGGAGAGACTACTTCTCGTGTTCCAGTTGATGTCAAGCTGTTTGGACGCGATGAAGTTCTAGAGTTGATACTGAGAGTTATTTTAGGTTCATCTGGCTCTGAGCCAGAATCCAGCAGCATAAGAGCAAAACATGGGGCAAGGTACACCATTGGTGGTGTTGATGTCATCCCAATTGTTGGTATGAGCGGGGTTGGGAAGACAACCCTTGCTCAAGTCATTTACAATCATGAAAATGTGAAGGGTCACTTTGGGCACAGAGCATGGGTGTATGTTTCAAAACATTTCGGAGTGAAAAGGACGTTGCAGGAGATATTGTGCTCCATAAAAGGAAATGATTCATCTTTTGACCGTGCTGATAGTATAGAGACAGTTGTCAACAATATTCAAATTGTCATCCAGCATGGAAGATTCTTTCTTGTGCTTGATAGTGTTTGGGATGAGATGTGTGATCAGTGGAGTAGTTTGCTTACTGCCATAGCTGGTGAAGTACCGGGAAGTGTAATTCTTGTCACAACACAAAGCAAAAGGGTTGCAGACACAGTAGCAACAATGTGTCAAGTTCCACTAGCACCTTTGCCATGGGAGAGTTTTTGGTCAGCTTTCCAGTATTATGCTTTTGGCACCACCGGTCCTGTGGCAGAGAACAATCAGACTCTTCTGCTAATTGGTGAGCAAATAGCAAAAAAACTAGATGGCTTGCCATTAGCAGCAAAAGTAATGGGAAATCTGTTAAGATCCAGATTTACCATACACCAGTGGAGAAGCATCCTTGAGAGCGATTGGTGGGACCTGAGTGAAGTTCTTTGTGAAATCCTTCCATACATGGGAATTAGTTATCAAGATCTACAGCCTAGACAAAGGCAGTGCTTCGCTTTCTGTTCGATTTTTCCAGGAAATTACTTGTTTGATAAAGATAGATTGGTCAATATGTGGATTTCTCACGATTTCATTGAACAGAGTGAATCTGGTGGCACTAGATTAGAGGACATTGGAGGTAAATTGTTTGATGAACTTGTGCAAAGATCATTTTTCCAGGCTACATTTGATAAAAGGAGGTACACTATGCACGATCTAGTACGGGCTCTGGCGATTGGTGTTTCTTCATATGAATGTTTTCTCCACAAAGAGACCTCACGCAGAGCATCACCAACTGCTCGCCATTTGGCTCTGCAAGTTAGTAATCAACTGCACATTCATGAACTCAACAAGTATAAAAATCTGCGGACAATCTTACTGTTTGGTCATTGTGACAGTACTGAAATTTGTGATGTTGTTGACAATATGTTAGCCAACTCAAGAAGCATTCGAGTGTTagacttatcttatttggaggtgcTGACAAATATGCCTGCCCACATTTCATCCTTAAAGAAATTGAGGTTCTTTGATCTTTCTTTCACAAGAGTCAATAATTTGCGCAACTTCCCTTGTAATCTTCATGCTTTATACCTCCGTGGATATACCCGCAATTCTATTCCTGAAAGTGTTAATACACTTGCCAATTTGCGGCACTTGTATGTTGACGCTACAGCTCTCTCTTTGATTCCTGGTATTGGGCAACTGAGTCAACTTCAAGAATTGGAGAACTTCAGTGTTGGAAAGAGAAACGGATTCATGATAAATGAATTGAAAAACATGCAAGAGCTATCTGGGAAAATTTGCATAAGCAATATCCACGTCATTAAGAACACACTTGAGGCAGCCGATGCCAATATGAGTGGGAAGAAACACCTTGAAGCCTTGGTGTTGAAGGGGAGAAATGTATCCAAATATGTACTTGAAGGATTGCAGCCACACTCAAATCTTCAAGAGCTCATGATCGAAGGTTACAGGGCCACAACTTTACCTAGCTGGATCTTGCAAGGCCACATCTTCACAAAACTGCAGTCTATTCATGTTGGAAGCTGCCGACTTCTAGCTGTACTTCCGCCATTTGGAAAATTCGCTTCACTCAAGCATCTCACTCTCGATAACTTGCCATCGGTGAAGCATGTTGATGGAACACATTTTGGTTGCCTCCCAAATTTGGAGGACTTAAAAGTTTCTTCGATGACATCTTGGATAGATTGGTCACATGCAGAAGATCATGGCCCTCTCCTTCCACATCTCACAAGGTTTGAACTTCACAATTGTCCTTTACTGGAAAAAGTGCCCAAcctatcatccatatcttcattgtCAGAACTTAACATTTCAGCTTGTGGGAACTTTGCCAAGGCACTGCCACAATATGTAGGACTATTAGCATGTCTCAAAAAATTAAGGATATCTTACTGTGATCACCCACTGCTATTCTCTGGGCATCAGTTGAAGTCACTGGATTATCTACATCTTCGAAAATGTGGATCTCTACGTTTGATTGATGGGCTACAATGTTTTCCCAACCTCAGGGATATTGATGTTCTTGGTTGTCCTGGCATTCTTACTGAATTACAAGACCAATCGGTTAGACAAGATGAGCAGGATTTACTTCATCTTAGCAGTATAGTTACAGATATTAGCTTGCTAAATAAGAACTTTTTTGTCCCCTCAGTGTGTGCTCTGTGCATCCTTTATCTGGAGGCCCTTCATTTTACCCCAGAGCAGGAGGAGTGGTTTGGACAACTAATATCTGTCAAAAAAATCGAGTTTGCTTACTGCTATTTTCTGCAACGACTCCCTTCTACACTAAACAGACTTACCTCCTTAAAAGTACTTAGTATCAGGGAGACAAAACCCCTGTCGCTGGAAGGAGTTGTGCCACAGAACCTCCAAGAATTGATTATGGATGGCTTCGTCATGGAAGACAATTTCAAACCTGGAGGATCAGATTGGCTGAACATCTCTCATGTTCCATACATTCGGCTTAATGGGAAGACAGTCCAAAACCTGTCAATTAATGCTGCTTCATCGTCTTCAAACCACCAAATTTGA
- the LOC119287283 gene encoding disease resistance protein RGA2-like isoform X2 — protein sequence MMSAAAEQVAGGFSSAVIQRAVDKVIDFLESNYNLSHATEELLTKLHTSLTMVRAITEVADNQLITSTSLNKWLRNLHDAAYEAEDVLDRFDCQDTVLGKRKMSELVSSSIRALKSLVVPDEGMNRLEYVVQKLDHLCATSNTFLELLRQSSSSSIKEGAGGETTSRVPVDVKLFGRDEVLELILRVILGSSGSEPESSSIRAKHGARYTIGGVDVIPIVGMSGVGKTTLAQVIYNHENVKGHFGHRAWVYVSKHFGVKRTLQEILCSIKGNDSSFDRADSIETVVNNIQIVIQHGRFFLVLDSVWDEMCDQWSSLLTAIAGEVPGSVILVTTQSKRVADTVATMCQVPLAPLPWESFWSAFQYYAFGTTGPVAENNQTLLLIGEQIAKKLDGLPLAAKVMGNLLRSRFTIHQWRSILESDWWDLSEVLCEILPYMGISYQDLQPRQRQCFAFCSIFPGNYLFDKDRLVNMWISHDFIEQSESGGTRLEDIGGKLFDELVQRSFFQATFDKRRYTMHDLVRALAIGVSSYECFLHKETSRRASPTARHLALQVSNQLHIHELNKYKNLRTILLFGHCDSTEICDVVDNMLANSRSIRVLDLSYLEVLTNMPAHISSLKKLRFFDLSFTRVNNLRNFPCNLHALYLRGYTRNSIPESVNTLANLRHLYVDATALSLIPGIGQLSQLQELENFSVGKRNGFMINELKNMQELSGKICISNIHVIKNTLEAADANMSGKKHLEALVLKGRNVSKYVLEGLQPHSNLQELMIEGYRATTLPSWILQGHIFTKLQSIHVGSCRLLAVLPPFGKFASLKHLTLDNLPSVKHVDGTHFGCLPNLEDLKVSSMTSWIDWSHAEDHGPLLPHLTRFELHNCPLLEKVPNLSSISSLSELNISACGNFAKALPQYVGLLACLKKLRISYCDHPLLFSGHQLKSLDYLHLRKCGSLRLIDGLQCFPNLRDIDVLGCPGILTELQDQSCVLCASFIWRPFILPQSRRSGLDN from the exons ATGATGTCTGCAGCTGCAGAGCAGGTTGCTGGTGGTTTCTCATCAGCAGTTATCCAGCGTGCTGTTGACAAGGTGattgacttcctcgagagcaactatAATCTGAGCCATGCTACTGAAGAACTTTTGACCAAACTCCACACAAGCCTCACCATGGTGAGGGCCATAACCGAGGTCGCTGATAACCAGCTTATTACCAGCACTAGTCTTAACAAGTGGCTAAGGAACCTCCATGATGCTGCCTATGAAGCGGAGGATGTGCTTGACAGATTTGATTGTCAAGACACAGTCCTTGGAAAACGCAAGATGAGCGAGCTCGTTTCGTCATCGATTAGGGCCCTTAAAAGTTTGGTTGTACCTGATGAGGGCATGAACAGGCTTGAATATGTTGTGCAGAAGCTAGATCACCTTTGTGCAACCTCCAACACATTTCTGGAGCTCTTGAGGCAGAGTAGTTCATCATCCATCAAGGAGGGAGCTGGGGGAGAGACTACTTCTCGTGTTCCAGTTGATGTCAAGCTGTTTGGACGCGATGAAGTTCTAGAGTTGATACTGAGAGTTATTTTAGGTTCATCTGGCTCTGAGCCAGAATCCAGCAGCATAAGAGCAAAACATGGGGCAAGGTACACCATTGGTGGTGTTGATGTCATCCCAATTGTTGGTATGAGCGGGGTTGGGAAGACAACCCTTGCTCAAGTCATTTACAATCATGAAAATGTGAAGGGTCACTTTGGGCACAGAGCATGGGTGTATGTTTCAAAACATTTCGGAGTGAAAAGGACGTTGCAGGAGATATTGTGCTCCATAAAAGGAAATGATTCATCTTTTGACCGTGCTGATAGTATAGAGACAGTTGTCAACAATATTCAAATTGTCATCCAGCATGGAAGATTCTTTCTTGTGCTTGATAGTGTTTGGGATGAGATGTGTGATCAGTGGAGTAGTTTGCTTACTGCCATAGCTGGTGAAGTACCGGGAAGTGTAATTCTTGTCACAACACAAAGCAAAAGGGTTGCAGACACAGTAGCAACAATGTGTCAAGTTCCACTAGCACCTTTGCCATGGGAGAGTTTTTGGTCAGCTTTCCAGTATTATGCTTTTGGCACCACCGGTCCTGTGGCAGAGAACAATCAGACTCTTCTGCTAATTGGTGAGCAAATAGCAAAAAAACTAGATGGCTTGCCATTAGCAGCAAAAGTAATGGGAAATCTGTTAAGATCCAGATTTACCATACACCAGTGGAGAAGCATCCTTGAGAGCGATTGGTGGGACCTGAGTGAAGTTCTTTGTGAAATCCTTCCATACATGGGAATTAGTTATCAAGATCTACAGCCTAGACAAAGGCAGTGCTTCGCTTTCTGTTCGATTTTTCCAGGAAATTACTTGTTTGATAAAGATAGATTGGTCAATATGTGGATTTCTCACGATTTCATTGAACAGAGTGAATCTGGTGGCACTAGATTAGAGGACATTGGAGGTAAATTGTTTGATGAACTTGTGCAAAGATCATTTTTCCAGGCTACATTTGATAAAAGGAGGTACACTATGCACGATCTAGTACGGGCTCTGGCGATTGGTGTTTCTTCATATGAATGTTTTCTCCACAAAGAGACCTCACGCAGAGCATCACCAACTGCTCGCCATTTGGCTCTGCAAGTTAGTAATCAACTGCACATTCATGAACTCAACAAGTATAAAAATCTGCGGACAATCTTACTGTTTGGTCATTGTGACAGTACTGAAATTTGTGATGTTGTTGACAATATGTTAGCCAACTCAAGAAGCATTCGAGTGTTagacttatcttatttggaggtgcTGACAAATATGCCTGCCCACATTTCATCCTTAAAGAAATTGAGGTTCTTTGATCTTTCTTTCACAAGAGTCAATAATTTGCGCAACTTCCCTTGTAATCTTCATGCTTTATACCTCCGTGGATATACCCGCAATTCTATTCCTGAAAGTGTTAATACACTTGCCAATTTGCGGCACTTGTATGTTGACGCTACAGCTCTCTCTTTGATTCCTGGTATTGGGCAACTGAGTCAACTTCAAGAATTGGAGAACTTCAGTGTTGGAAAGAGAAACGGATTCATGATAAATGAATTGAAAAACATGCAAGAGCTATCTGGGAAAATTTGCATAAGCAATATCCACGTCATTAAGAACACACTTGAGGCAGCCGATGCCAATATGAGTGGGAAGAAACACCTTGAAGCCTTGGTGTTGAAGGGGAGAAATGTATCCAAATATGTACTTGAAGGATTGCAGCCACACTCAAATCTTCAAGAGCTCATGATCGAAGGTTACAGGGCCACAACTTTACCTAGCTGGATCTTGCAAGGCCACATCTTCACAAAACTGCAGTCTATTCATGTTGGAAGCTGCCGACTTCTAGCTGTACTTCCGCCATTTGGAAAATTCGCTTCACTCAAGCATCTCACTCTCGATAACTTGCCATCGGTGAAGCATGTTGATGGAACACATTTTGGTTGCCTCCCAAATTTGGAGGACTTAAAAGTTTCTTCGATGACATCTTGGATAGATTGGTCACATGCAGAAGATCATGGCCCTCTCCTTCCACATCTCACAAGGTTTGAACTTCACAATTGTCCTTTACTGGAAAAAGTGCCCAAcctatcatccatatcttcattgtCAGAACTTAACATTTCAGCTTGTGGGAACTTTGCCAAGGCACTGCCACAATATGTAGGACTATTAGCATGTCTCAAAAAATTAAGGATATCTTACTGTGATCACCCACTGCTATTCTCTGGGCATCAGTTGAAGTCACTGGATTATCTACATCTTCGAAAATGTGGATCTCTACGTTTGATTGATGGGCTACAATGTTTTCCCAACCTCAGGGATATTGATGTTCTTGGTTGTCCTGGCATTCTTACTGAATTACAAGACCAATCG TGTGTGCTCTGTGCATCCTTTATCTGGAGGCCCTTCATTTTACCCCAGAGCAGGAGGAGTGGTTTGGACAACTAA